The following nucleotide sequence is from Ochotona princeps isolate mOchPri1 chromosome 24, mOchPri1.hap1, whole genome shotgun sequence.
GTACCATGGGCCCTGAGCAGGTGGACGACGAGGCGGCCCTCCTGGGCTACCTGCAGCAGGTATGCTCCATGGCCCTGCCCCAGGCCGCTCCCTAAGCCTGGGCATCCCAGGAGGGGCTGTGCCCAAGGTCCCCAGGACAGTGgttgctgggcccctgccacctgccttgCTTCTCCAGGTGTTCGGCACCAGCCCTGAGGAGCATGCTGAAGCCATTGGGCGGGTGAAAAAGGCCAAGGTGAGGCCACCGGGCTCCTGGGCAGGGGCTCAGGGTGGGCTCTGCTGCatctgtgctgggcccctctgcccACAGGACCCCACGTATGCTCTCAAAGTCTCCGTCTTGCGTGCCAAGAACCTCCTGGCCAAGGACCCCAATGGTGAGCTGCTGGGGGAGCCAGGCCGGccgtgcaggggcccaggcgtgCTGCGAGCTCAGTGTTTGCTGCACCACAGGGTTCAGCGACCCCTACTGCATGTTGGGGATCCTGCCTGCCTCGGGCACCCCACGCCAGCCCAGCGGGCACAAGGAGCAACGCTTCAGCCTCCGCAAGAGCAGCCGGCGTGGAGTGCCCCTGCCTGCCAAGTGCATCCAGGTCACGGAGGTCAAGAGCAGCACGCTGAACCCCGAGTGGAAGGAGCACTTCCTCTTGTAAGGGCCAGCCCCCCTGAAGGAGGGCATGCAGGTGGGACGGGGCCGGGCCTGACCGCCTCCCATCCAACCCCTCATGGATGTCCTCGACCCCCACCCCAGTGAGATCCAGGACGTGCGCACGGACCAGCTACACCTGGACATCTGGTACCAGCCGTACCCTGCGGAGCGGGGATCCAGGCCTCTGtggtgtggggagcagggctgtgTGTTGGGCTGCAGACGAGGCTGACCTGTCCCCTGCCTCCAGGGACCACGATGATGACGTGTCTCTGGCTGAAGCCTGCAGGAAGCTCAACGAGGTCATTGGCCTGAAGGGCATGAGCAGGTACGGGCGGGAGTGGACAGGCCCAGCGGGTGGTGGTGCCCAGGGCCTGTGGCCCACACCCTGCCCTGTTCCCCCTGCCCAGGTACTTGAAGCAGATTGTTAAGTCGGCCCGCGCCAACGGGACGGCGGGATCCGGCGAGGACCACACCGACGACTTCCTGGGCTGCCTCAACATCCCCGTTAGGGTGAGCGTGCGGCTTCGCCGGGCCTCCCTGGGCTGCCACCGAGCCCCCACTGCTGTCCTTTAGGCCCCCGGAGCGGGCTCTGCAAGGAcagtggcctgacctggccctccccgccccccaggacGTGCCCGTGGCCGGCGTCGACCGCTGGTTCAAGCTGGAACCGCGCCCCAGTGCCTCCCGTGTGCAGGGGGACTGCCATCTGGTCCTCAAGCTGGTCACCACTCAGGTGGGCCGCCCAGGGCCCCACCGCCTCCCACAGCCCGGCCCCGGCTGGGCCGCTGGTGACCGGCGGCTCTCCTTGCAGAGGGACACAGAGATGAGCCGGCGCGGCCGCTTCGGCTTCCTGTCCTACCTGCTGCTGCTCAGCCGCGTGCTGCGCTACGAGCACCGCGCCGAGCAGGTAGTGGCGACCCGCTGGGGCCTGGGGTGCCGGGGCTCCCGCCTCCACCCACGCCCCGCTGCCTCCCCAGCCCGACTCCAGCAGCTGGCGCGGCGAGCTCAGCGGGCCAGGGACCACCGTCCTCTGCCTCCACGGGGCGCAGAGCAACCTGTCGGCCCTGCAGCTGGCCGTGCTGTGAGTGGGCGGGGCCGCCTGGCAGTGGGCGGGGCCGCCTGACAGTGGGTGGGGCCAGGAGCGAACTCGCCTTGGCTCCTCCCCCAGGCACTGGCAGGTCAGCAGCCGACACCACCAGACGCGCACGCTGGACTATGGCtacctgctggggctgctggaggaCATGCAGGCGCACTGGGAGGAGGCGGCGTCGCTGCCTcaggagcaggtggggctggCCGACGGCCTGCGGGGAGGACAGgcgctggtcccctggggacagTGGCTGTGGGCCTCCTGGGGTAGGCtgggggccagcaggtgcagtgcaTACGGGGCTGAGGGAGGGCCTGAACGTGCTGCCTTCAGGAGGAGAGCCTGGCCGACAGCTTCTCCGCCTTCTCCGAGTTCGCGCTGCGGCTGCTGCGTCAGCTCCGAGACTACTTCCCGGCCACCAACAGCACGGCCGTCTACCGCCTGGAGCTGCTGCTCAAGTGCGTGGCGGTGCGCGGTGCATGGCGGTGCGCGGCGCGGTCCCCGGGCGGCGGGCAGCCTTCCTACTGCCTGCTGTCCTCAGGTGCCTGGACAAGCTGCAGCTGTTCCAGCCGTCCTTTGAGATCTGCCCATTCGAGACGGAGCTGAGCATGGACATTGCGGCGGCTCTGAAGGTGTGCAGGGAGGTCCGGGCGGTCCCGCAGTCCCCCCCCTCTTCTGCCCCCACTGTGTGCGGCTCAGCCTCCGCCCCGTCTCTGCCTTTCACCGCAGAGGGGCAACCGCGACTGGTACGACAGACTGCTGAGTGCCCGGAGCCCCCGGGAGCAGGTGAGGCCGGGACGGGCGGGCGGGCGGAGTCAGGGCGCCAGCCGTGTCTGCAGCAGGGCCTTCCTTGCAGCCGGGGCCGCAGCGCCTGGCCGGGCTGATCCAGCTGGCCGACACCGTCTACGCGGACCTGCAGTCCTGCTATGGCATCTACGCCGGCCTTTTCCTCAGGTGGGCCAGCTCCCCCGCCAGTGCCCAGGGTCCTGGGGTCTGGGTGGGCGGGCCACCCGCAGCTGAGACGTGCCCTCCACAGCAGCCTCAAGGTAGACTTCTTCACCCTCACCTTCCGGCAGCTGGAGCGTCTGGTGAGGGGGcgtgtggggctgggggaggggggccgCCCAGGACTCCTGGCCGCTGCTGGCCTCATGCCACCCTGTGGGGCAGATGGCTGAGGAGGCCTGGGTGCTGACGGAGGAGCTGGGCCCCAAGATGACCCTGGACGTGGCCTCGGGGCTCTTTGAGCTCTACCTGACCCTGGCGGACACTCAACGCCTTTGGAGCAGCATCCCTGGCCGGTGCGTGACCCACACTCCTCAGGCCTTGGCATCCCAGCCTGGGGCTGGAGGGCACATCTGAATGTACTCCCACCTCTGCCCCCACAGGGACAGCCGCTCCCTGGCCCTGGCTGGCATCCACGTCCCATTCCTGCCAGCCATCAAGCTCTGGCTGCAGGTGCTGCGGGACCAGGCCAAGTGGCGCCTTCAGGCAGCTGTAGAAATGGACACGGTGAGTGAGGGCTCCGGCCTGAGGTCAGCGGGGCTTGTCCAGGGCCCTGTGACACTGGCTACTCTCTCCTGGCCCTGCCGCAGCTGGAGCCTGTGGACGCTGCCTCCAAGCACAGCAGCTCGGCTGCCACCGCGAGCCTCTGCTTGGGCCACATCCAGGAGCTCTGGGCCCGCCTGGCATGGCCAGACCCCGGCcaggcccaggcactgggcctgCAGCTCAGCCAGGTCAGCTGCAGAGCGGGGCGGGGCATGGCCTGGGAGCAGCATGGCCAGGTCCACACACCTCTGCCCGGTGCCTGCCCCACAGGACGTGTGTGAGGCTACCCTGCTGTACACGGCGCTGCTGCGGAAGAAGGCGGatgcccagcagggagctggcgaggcggtgagtgagccagtgagcGCTGGCCAGCCGGGGTGCACGGGCAGGTGGGCTAGGCAGGCCCCAGTCCGGGCCTCCTGATTCATGCCTTGCCCCCCTGGTCACTGCAGTTGTGTGTGGTGCTCAACGACGTGGAGCTGGTGCGCAAGGCCGCTCGGCAGGCGCTGGGGGGCTTGGCGTGGCCTGAGGGCGCCGAGGGTGGGCTCCCCCGCTCCCTGCTCAGCTGCATGTCGGCCCTGGATGACGACCTGCAGCGGGACGCTCACACCGTGACGGCACACCTGACCTCCAAGGTAGGTAGAGGTGGCCTGGCCTGGGACTGAGTGTGGACACTACCCCTGGGTGCTGAGTGCTGCCTGCCCCAGCAGATGGTCGGTGACATCAGGAAGTACATGCAGCACATCAGCCTGTCGCCTGACTCCATTCAGAACGAGGAGGTGAGGCCTGGGCCAGGGACGGGGAGAAGATGGTGTGCTGGGAGCGGGTGGGGCCCGGGCTGACGCTGCCCTGGGGACTCCCATAGGCTGTGGCTCCGCTCCTGAAGTACCTGGACGAGAAGCTGGCCCTGCTGAACGCCTCCCTGGTGAAGGAGAGTCTGGGCAGGTGCggccaggggcaggggtgggtgctgggctgggctgggctgggttcccACAGGTTGCTGGTCTGAGGCTGGGTCCCGCAGGGTGCTGGGCTGGTCTGAGGCTGGGTCCCGCAGGGTGCTGGGCTGGTCTGAGGCTGGGTCCCGCAGGGTGCtggaggccctctgggagctgctgTTGCAGGCGATCCTACAGGCTTTGGGAGCGAACCGTGACGTCTCTGCTGACTTCTATGGCcgc
It contains:
- the BAIAP3 gene encoding BAI1-associated protein 3 isoform X2 — encoded protein: MSTLLEIKSSVLRQVQVCPSFRRRTEQEPDSNADMPEAGTGAWKPGDGVEFFAQMRLLLKKGEGRQGLPCPEVLLRSGSPAPAEPVDSNRGLRPLTQEEVEMLYEEALYTVLYRAGTMGPEQVDDEAALLGYLQQVFGTSPEEHAEAIGRVKKAKDPTYALKVSVLRAKNLLAKDPNGFSDPYCMLGILPASGTPRQPSGHKEQRFSLRKSSRRGVPLPAKCIQVTEVKSSTLNPEWKEHFLFEIQDVRTDQLHLDIWDHDDDVSLAEACRKLNEVIGLKGMSRYLKQIVKSARANGTAGSGEDHTDDFLGCLNIPVRDVPVAGVDRWFKLEPRPSASRVQGDCHLVLKLVTTQRDTEMSRRGRFGFLSYLLLLSRVLRYEHRAEQPDSSSWRGELSGPGTTVLCLHGAQSNLSALQLAVLHWQVSSRHHQTRTLDYGYLLGLLEDMQAHWEEAASLPQEQEESLADSFSAFSEFALRLLRQLRDYFPATNSTAVYRLELLLKCLDKLQLFQPSFEICPFETELSMDIAAALKRGNRDWYDRLLSARSPREQPGPQRLAGLIQLADTVYADLQSCYGIYAGLFLSLKVDFFTLTFRQLERLMAEEAWVLTEELGPKMTLDVASGLFELYLTLADTQRLWSSIPGRDSRSLALAGIHVPFLPAIKLWLQVLRDQAKWRLQAAVEMDTLEPVDAASKHSSSAATASLCLGHIQELWARLAWPDPGQAQALGLQLSQDVCEATLLYTALLRKKADAQQGAGEALCVVLNDVELVRKAARQALGGLAWPEGAEGGLPRSLLSCMSALDDDLQRDAHTVTAHLTSKMVGDIRKYMQHISLSPDSIQNEEAVAPLLKYLDEKLALLNASLVKESLGRVLEALWELLLQAILQALGANRDVSADFYGRFHFTLEALVGFFHAEGQGLPLESLRDGSYKRLEEELRLHRCSTRECIEQFYLDKLKQRSLEQNRFGRLSVRCHYEAAEQRLAVEVLHAADLLPLDANGLSDPFVIVELGPPHLFPMVRSQKTQVKARTLHPVYEELFHFSVPAEACRQRGACVLFTVMDHDWLSTNDFAGEAALALGCVSGIARPQVGTAAKAVQPVTLQLRRPRAQVRSALRMLEGRANKEAQDFVRRLKEMEKCMEADP
- the BAIAP3 gene encoding BAI1-associated protein 3 isoform X1, translating into MSTLLEIKSSVLRQVQVCPSFRRRTEQEPDSNADMPEAGTGAWKPGDGVEFFAQMRLLLKKGEGRQGLPCPEVLLRSGSPAPAEPVDSNRGLRPLTQEEVEMLYEEALYTVLYRAGTMGPEQVDDEAALLGYLQQVFGTSPEEHAEAIGRVKKAKDPTYALKVSVLRAKNLLAKDPNGFSDPYCMLGILPASGTPRQPSGHKEQRFSLRKSSRRGVPLPAKCIQVTEVKSSTLNPEWKEHFLFEIQDVRTDQLHLDIWDHDDDVSLAEACRKLNEVIGLKGMSRYLKQIVKSARANGTAGSGEDHTDDFLGCLNIPVRDVPVAGVDRWFKLEPRPSASRVQGDCHLVLKLVTTQRDTEMSRRGRFGFLSYLLLLSRVLRYEHRAEQPDSSSWRGELSGPGTTVLCLHGAQSNLSALQLAVLHWQVSSRHHQTRTLDYGYLLGLLEDMQAHWEEAASLPQEQEESLADSFSAFSEFALRLLRQLRDYFPATNSTAVYRLELLLKCLDKLQLFQPSFEICPFETELSMDIAAALKRGNRDWYDRLLSARSPREQPGPQRLAGLIQLADTVYADLQSCYGIYAGLFLSSLKVDFFTLTFRQLERLMAEEAWVLTEELGPKMTLDVASGLFELYLTLADTQRLWSSIPGRDSRSLALAGIHVPFLPAIKLWLQVLRDQAKWRLQAAVEMDTLEPVDAASKHSSSAATASLCLGHIQELWARLAWPDPGQAQALGLQLSQDVCEATLLYTALLRKKADAQQGAGEALCVVLNDVELVRKAARQALGGLAWPEGAEGGLPRSLLSCMSALDDDLQRDAHTVTAHLTSKMVGDIRKYMQHISLSPDSIQNEEAVAPLLKYLDEKLALLNASLVKESLGRVLEALWELLLQAILQALGANRDVSADFYGRFHFTLEALVGFFHAEGQGLPLESLRDGSYKRLEEELRLHRCSTRECIEQFYLDKLKQRSLEQNRFGRLSVRCHYEAAEQRLAVEVLHAADLLPLDANGLSDPFVIVELGPPHLFPMVRSQKTQVKARTLHPVYEELFHFSVPAEACRQRGACVLFTVMDHDWLSTNDFAGEAALALGCVSGIARPQVGTAAKAVQPVTLQLRRPRAQVRSALRMLEGRANKEAQDFVRRLKEMEKCMEADP